From the Cytophagales bacterium genome, the window TCGTGAACCATCTGTGACACATATTTGAGGACTGCCTGATTTCTCGCCACACCTCCGGTAAAAGTAAATTCATTCTTCACTCCTCCGGAGCGGGCTAATAATGACATGGCGCGCATCACAATGGCTTTGTGCAACCCGGCAAGTATGTTTTCGCGTTTTTCTCCTACGTTTAGCAGCTCTCTTACTTCAGCGCCGGCAAATACAGTGCAGGTTGAGCAGATGTTCACTTCTTTTTCCGCCTCCATGGCAAGGGGTCCCAATTCGTTCAAAGAAATGCTGAATTCATCGGCTATATAGCCAAGGTAGCGTCCGCACCCTGCCGCACACCGGTCGTTCATGTGGAAACTCGTTACTAATCCATAGCTGTCAACCTGTATGGCTTTTGTGTCTTGTCCGCCAATGTCCAATACCGTCCTGGTGTTTGGGAAAATCGCATGAGCGCCAAAGGCATGACACAGTATCTCGGATTTGATACAATCTTCGGGGAAGGGGAGGAGCGCCCTGCCGTAACCGGTGCCCACCATATTGGCAATATGTATCTTTTCATTGGCAACGTTGTCAATGTGCTCTCTTAAAGAATCGGATACTTTCTTATAATTCCCCTTTAATAAATTCAGTTCCGCATCAAAATGAACACTTCTGTCTTCAGTGGAGGTCTTGGCTAATCCCGCATATTTTTCATTGAGAATCTCCATTGACTGGTAAACCAGCTCTTGAAAATCAAATTTAACCATTTCATTTTCAACGGGTGTGATACTTTTGTCGTAAACGAGCATTAACGGCTCAAAGTAATCCTTTTCAAGTTTTCCTACTTCCTCATTGTATCTTTCACTGATAATATCGCGAAAAAACTGATTTTTAGTTCCGAGGTCACCATCTATAAATTCTTTTTTGATTAACGGCTCAATAGTGCCTATGATATTGTCAATGTGTTTCTTGATATCTTCTTTTACTTCGTCTGAAAACGTTTCAGCCGATATTTTTAATTGTTTATACAAACTATCCAATCGTTTTTTAAATTGAAGGTATTGAAATACGGACTTTATATCTTCGATATATTTTTTATACTCGGGATGGGTTATTATTTCATTTTCCAGGTTTTGCTCCAGCAGGTTAAACCTGGCGTCATAAACGGCTTCTTTTTTTGCAATATCCGCAGCTATTTTATAATTGGCCCGGGTATTTGTTATGCCCCTGCCTGTGATTTCGTCTTTTTCGTTAATAATAACCGCTTTGCAAGTAGTTGATCCCAGGTCAATTCCTAAATAATATTTGTTCATGCTACTGTAGTTTTTTGTTTTCTAATTGACTTACGCTGTTCTAACATCTGGAAGAAAGAATCCAGCCGGTTCTTAATATTTGAGTAAGAGAAATATCTCGGATCCACCAAATCGGATTCAATAAATCCTACGGGAATTTCCAGCTTTTCCTCTATCTCCCGCATCATTAGCAATTGACCTGCAGAGAAAGAGTTGCAGCTCTTAATGGAGTTTGTCAAAAATCCGTCAGCGCTGTATTCTTTAATGCATTTTGACAGTAGATCTACGCGCTGCGGCAGGTTGAAGTTGGTGTAACAGTTCATGCAGTATTCCGACAAGCTTTCGAGCGGCCGGCCGGGGTCATGCCTGAAGCCGAGGTCGTAAACACCACCCACCTTGGTGTAAGATGATGCCACGATCACAGCTCCCATGTCGTAAAACAGTTTCCAGAATTCGCGGAAGTTGGTCCAGTTGGGAGGGCCTTCTACTACGAGGCGGAAGCGTTCTTCCTTTATTTCGCCTTCAGGGGTAACCGGGCCCAAACCCTTTTCAATCCGTTCCTGAATTTCATCATGCAATGCCTGGTAATAATCCACTGCTTTTGTTGTCCCCCTGAATCCGATATTGATGGGACCTATATAGTAAACACCCGCGAAATAAGCATCAATGGGGGAAGGTTTGTGTTTGGGGGTGTCAAAAATGTCGGTGATCAAATCTTGTGCTTTGGCAGCATTTGCGAGAATACCTTTCAATTTTTCCTCATCATATTTTATTCCGGATACCTTTTCCATCTTGGGAATTACTTCTTCTTTGAATTGCTTTACCATATACTGAGTCATCTCTTCGGTGATCTTACCTGCCTCTTTATAAGGCGTATGTATCATAGCTACCTCTGCGTTGGGATAGAGACGGTCAAGAGTTTCAAACCACTTCATAAAAGTAAAGCAGCCGGTATAGCTCAACAACAGGAGATCAGGATCGGGAATTTTCTCACCGGTAGGGCCGATATTTCCATTTAGCATCATTCCTACATCACACTTGACATAAGTGCAAACATCTTCAGAATGGGCGTTCTTTTCGGCTTCCCGGATGTAACCGCCTGATTTTTTTCGCATTGCCGACTGCAAGGCATTGATCTCAGGATAAACAGGCAGCATGTCGAATGTTTGTATCAACTCCGAAAGGTTTCCCGGGATGAAAGTATAAACCACCTTTTTCCCCGTCTCTTTTGCGGTGCTTAGATCTTTAAACAAACCGCCAACCATCTCCTTCTGGATGATCATGCTTTTTTCTTTTGTTATTTCCTTTGTCATAGATGATGGTATTTAAATATTATAATAAATTAATCAGCGCAGATCATATCAAACCCGCGTTATCTGCGTTCTATTATTACACAACAATCGGTTCATCTTCCCAGAGCTTAATGGAGTCAGAAAAAGCTCCTACCTGTTCTTTAATAACCTTAAACTGCCCTATGTTTTCATGATACTGAAAGCTGATATATCTCATGTTGTTATCATCACATGATTTTTGCAATATCGGGCTATCAAGCAAGGCAGGGTCACAGAAACTGGGCGCTGCGAAGATGATTCCATCTGCATTCCTCTTTTTCACTACCTGGGCCAGGCGTTCTTCTTTTGGATTGTCCACATCGTAAACAGAAGAGGAAAAAGCGCTCTTGTTCAGGTATGCCTCTGCCAGTGCATTGAGTGGGTCATCGGTGTTTTCCTCTACGTCTCCCTGTATCCATCGCGAACCCAGCATAAAATCATCATCTACAACATAACAGCCCGCGTTTTCAATGGTTTTTATCAAGCCGATGGGCGGCTGCTCGCAAAAAGCGCCTGAAACAACAACCCTGATATTATCCATCGGTTTTCCTATGTCTTCCTGTATATGGGTATAAACATCTTCTAACATCTCATTATGTTCTTCAACAGGTATTACCATACCGGCACGAATGATATGATATATATCTTCAGTAGAAATTCTCCAGGGAAATTCCTGGCGGATGTCATAGATCTGTTCTATTAATTGCCTGTTTTTGTTGTAAAGCTGTATTGAATCGTTTAATCGCTCTGGTGTAACTTCTACATTGTTGATTTTGTAAATCTTATCAAGAACATGCTGCATTTCTTTCTTATAAAAGACGCCTCCAATATCGGACTGAAAGTTCTGAGGAAAATCCAGGTATTTGATAAACGTACCCTTTTTTAATAACAGGAACATGCCGGAAAGGTTGCGAATAACATCACAGATAGAGGGAAATACAAAACCGTCAAAGCCATTGAGATTGCCATCCAGCGCCATTTCTATAATGCCTCTCGGTATATGGCAGATGTATGACTGATAATAAGCATCTCCTTTTATTATTTGTTTTCTGTCACCCGTCCCCATTATGCCGACAGCCAAACCACCTGCAGCATGAACAATTTCGCGGGGAAAATAAATTGGAAGATAACCAACCAAAATACGCGTTGGATCTTGTTTCTTCCATTCTTTGGCTTTAGAGAAGTTAAGGTCAAAGGCAAGCTCTTTACTTGATGCTACTATTTCTTTAAGAGAATAAATCATTTTAATTATTTGGATATTTATACCTTATTATCTATATTTGCCGATACAAAGATATACTTAACTTTTTTTAATTGCAAATTTTTTTAAAATAAAATTAATTTTAATGGGTCATAGAAAAGAATTTGGCGTTGTAATTCTAGCTGCGGGGCGCTCCAAACGGATGGGTTATCCAAAGATGCTTTTACCATTTGAACAGCACCTGCCCACCAAATGCCTATGGCAGGCAAGTCAAACATTCCTTGGTCATCTTTGCAAAATCTATAAAGATTTTGGTTGTAAAAGACCTGTTGCAGTAATCAATAAATACATGAAAGGGAGTCAATACCATTCCCATATTGATAAGATGCAACCCCATGTTCAATTTTTATTGAATGACAACCCGGAAGCCGGCAGGTTTTACTCAATTCAACTTGCACTGAAAG encodes:
- a CDS encoding benzoyl-CoA reductase subunit A, with the protein product MNKYYLGIDLGSTTCKAVIINEKDEITGRGITNTRANYKIAADIAKKEAVYDARFNLLEQNLENEIITHPEYKKYIEDIKSVFQYLQFKKRLDSLYKQLKISAETFSDEVKEDIKKHIDNIIGTIEPLIKKEFIDGDLGTKNQFFRDIISERYNEEVGKLEKDYFEPLMLVYDKSITPVENEMVKFDFQELVYQSMEILNEKYAGLAKTSTEDRSVHFDAELNLLKGNYKKVSDSLREHIDNVANEKIHIANMVGTGYGRALLPFPEDCIKSEILCHAFGAHAIFPNTRTVLDIGGQDTKAIQVDSYGLVTSFHMNDRCAAGCGRYLGYIADEFSISLNELGPLAMEAEKEVNICSTCTVFAGAEVRELLNVGEKRENILAGLHKAIVMRAMSLLARSGGVKNEFTFTGGVARNQAVLKYVSQMVHDSYGEDLTINIHTDSIFMGALGGAMFARRNIDVDLPAKQTKRKEEQTDQIKKQVN
- the bcrB gene encoding benzoyl-CoA reductase subunit B, encoding MTKEITKEKSMIIQKEMVGGLFKDLSTAKETGKKVVYTFIPGNLSELIQTFDMLPVYPEINALQSAMRKKSGGYIREAEKNAHSEDVCTYVKCDVGMMLNGNIGPTGEKIPDPDLLLLSYTGCFTFMKWFETLDRLYPNAEVAMIHTPYKEAGKITEEMTQYMVKQFKEEVIPKMEKVSGIKYDEEKLKGILANAAKAQDLITDIFDTPKHKPSPIDAYFAGVYYIGPINIGFRGTTKAVDYYQALHDEIQERIEKGLGPVTPEGEIKEERFRLVVEGPPNWTNFREFWKLFYDMGAVIVASSYTKVGGVYDLGFRHDPGRPLESLSEYCMNCYTNFNLPQRVDLLSKCIKEYSADGFLTNSIKSCNSFSAGQLLMMREIEEKLEIPVGFIESDLVDPRYFSYSNIKNRLDSFFQMLEQRKSIRKQKTTVA
- the bcrC gene encoding benzoyl-CoA reductase subunit C — translated: MIYSLKEIVASSKELAFDLNFSKAKEWKKQDPTRILVGYLPIYFPREIVHAAGGLAVGIMGTGDRKQIIKGDAYYQSYICHIPRGIIEMALDGNLNGFDGFVFPSICDVIRNLSGMFLLLKKGTFIKYLDFPQNFQSDIGGVFYKKEMQHVLDKIYKINNVEVTPERLNDSIQLYNKNRQLIEQIYDIRQEFPWRISTEDIYHIIRAGMVIPVEEHNEMLEDVYTHIQEDIGKPMDNIRVVVSGAFCEQPPIGLIKTIENAGCYVVDDDFMLGSRWIQGDVEENTDDPLNALAEAYLNKSAFSSSVYDVDNPKEERLAQVVKKRNADGIIFAAPSFCDPALLDSPILQKSCDDNNMRYISFQYHENIGQFKVIKEQVGAFSDSIKLWEDEPIVV